The Streptomyces rimosus genomic interval TACGCGGCCGAACGCGGAACCCGCAGGCTGCGCCGCTACGGACAGTTCGCCCTCACCCCGGCCACCGGGGAGCTGGAGCGGCTGCCCCACACGCCGTTCGTCCAGCCGGAGGACACCAACCCCCTGTACGAGGCGGTGGACCGCGACTTCGAGCCGCTGACCGACACGTTCGCCGCCGACCCGCTGCTGCGCCCGCTGTTCGACCTGCTGGCGCAGGCGGCGGCCGCGCTGGACGACGCCGGGCGCTGGATCGTCAAGGTGCACCCGTTCCGGGTCGTCGCGACGGCCGGCGACGAGGGCAACCCGACCCCGGAGGGACGGCACAGGGACGGGGTGACCCTGGTGTCCTCACTGCTCGTCAACCGGGAGAACGCGGTCGGCGGCCAGAGCTGCGTCTACACCCTCGACGGGCGGGAGCTGCTGTGCACCACCCTGCACCGTCCGGGCAGCCTGCTGATGTCGGACGACCGGGACTCGCTGCACTGCGTCTCCCCCATCCGGCCGATGGACATCACGGCGCCCGCCTACCGCGACGTACTGGTGACCACGCTCACCGCCGCATAGCCGCGGCTCCGCCCCGGGCTGCAAGAAATGGTGCGACCGGGGTACCCGTGGCGGGTGTTCTTCATCAGACCGCCGGGCGTGTACGCGCCCCAGGAAGACACCGGGATGCTGGCCGCGGCGCTCCGGCAGGAGACCCTGCGGCCGGGCGCGGAGGTACTGGACGTGGGGACGGGCAGCGGGGCCCTGGCGGTCGCCGCGGCCCGGCACGGTGCCGGGCGGGTCACCGCCGTGGACGCCGCGCTCGCCGCCGTGCTCACCACCCGGTTGAACGCCTGGTTCGCCGGGCACCGGGGTCAGGTGCGCGCGTACCGGGGCGACCTGCTGCGCCCGGTGGCCGGGCACCGCTTCGACCTGATCATGGCGAATCCGCCGTACGTACCCTGCGCCGCACCGGTGCCGCCGCGCGGTGGCCGGGCGCGGGCGTGGGACGCCGGGCCGGACGGCCGGGCCGTACTGGACCGGCTGTGTGCCCAGGCGCCCACGCTCCTCGCCCCGGACGGCGTGCTGCTGTTGGTGCATTCGGGGCTCTGCGATCCCGTCCGGACCGTGGAACTGCTGGCCGGGGCCGGGCTGAAGGCCGCCGTCACCGACCGGCGGTCCATCCCGTTCGGGCCCGTGCTGCGGCGGCGCGCGCCCTGGCTGGAGGCCCAGGGGCTGACGGCTCCGGGCCAGGACAAGGAAGAGCTGGTGGTGGTCCGTGCCCAGCGCCCCGCGTGAGGAGCAGGAGCCGGTGGCTGAGCGTGCGCACGGCGGGCGCGAGGACGCGCGCCGGGTCGTCCAGGACCCCGGGGGCCCGGTGCTGATCGAGGGCCCCGTCGAGGTGCAGCTCGACGACGGTACGACGGCGCGTTCGGACCGCCCTTTCGTGGCGCTGTGCATGTGCCGCCGCAGCCGGTCCTACCCCTGGTGCGACACCAGCCACCGCGGGCGCAAGCGGCCTCCGGCACCGCGCGCCCGGGCCGCCGGGGACTCGTGAGACAGCGGTCGGGGCCTCAGAGCGGGGCGAACAGCGAAGTCCGCCCCGCCTGCCACGCGTCGAGCAGGTGCCCGCCCAGCCGCTCCTCCAGCAGATCGGTTGCGGCGATGCCGAAGGCCACATCCGGCGCGAGGGCCGGTTCCTCGCGCAGCAGTCCCCGTACGACCTGGTGGCGCACCAGCTGTTCGTGCACGGCGTCGGCCTCGACGTGCTCGGCGTAGAAGTGCACGGCGGCCGGTCCGGCGTCCAGCCGCTCCAGCGCCTGCGCGAGGCGGCGCGAGCCGGGTGACGAGGTGACCTCCACCCAGGCGAAGTGGCCGACCAGGGCGCCCCGGTGCGCGCGGTGCAATCCGAAGAGCGACATGAGGTTGTTGACGGCGAGCATCTGCCGTGGGCAGACGCCCAGGTAGTGGCCGTAGTCGGGGTCCAGGCCGAGATCGGCCAGGAGGTCGGCGAAGAGCCGCGCGTGCACCCGCTCCGCGCGCCCCGCCCCGAACTCGTCGTACTCCACCGCCATCATCCCGGCCTTGGCCTGGCCCCACAGGCGCGGCACCACCCACAGGTGGGGGTCGGCCTCCTTGAGGTGGTACAGGGACCGCTGGGCCGCGTACTCGCGCAGGTGCCACAGTTCGCCCTCGTCGCGCAGGAAGTACGACACGCCGGTGCCGTCGGCGGGCTCCACCAGCAGGCCGTCGAGCAGCTCGGTCACCTCGCCCGGCCGTGGGAGGTCCGCGCGCAGCGCGTCGAGGAAGCCCTTCTCCAGCGACGCCCGGAAGCGCAGCAGCTCCGGGTCCCACTCCCAGGTGTCGGGCACGGCGTCGAAGCCGCGGTAGTGCAGTTCGTAGCAGAGGGCCAGGGCGAGGTGGAGGTCGTCGCCGTACGGGTCGGCGGCGGCCACCGTACGGGCGTCCGGCAGCCGTACGGTGCCGGGCGGCCGCTCCAGCGCGGAGACGACCGCCGCCGACAGGTCTCCGCGTGCCGGGGGGCGTCGCACGTCGCGGTCCTTCCCTTCACCCGACCGGGGCATGGTGTGCCGTGTGGCTCACGGGTGCCCCGGGCGTGCCGGGGAAAACGCGGGCGGCCCGTCCGTACGCACGGCGGGTGCCCTGCCCGTACGCCCTGCCGGGGTCACCCGGCCCGCCGCTCTTCCTCCTCCGGTTCGCCGGTCAGGTCCGAGCGGGCGAAGTTGGTCAGCTCGTACAGCAGCTGCTTCATCTCCACGAGCAGTTCGCCACCGGCAGCGGCGGCCGAGGGGTCGCCCAGCTGCCGGAACTCGTCCGCCAGCTCGTCGTACAGCTCCTGGGACCGGCGGCGGGCCGCGCGGTAGCGCTCTTCCGCTTCCGCCCGCTCGTGGTCGGCCAGCAGGTCCGCCTCGGCCTCGCAGAGCGTCGCCGCCTCGTCCGCGAGATCGGCGTAGCGCCGCAGGAACCCGGCGCCGGGCGTGGTCAGGCGGGCCCGGTCCCCGGAAGTGCCGGACAGGGTGCGGGTGATGGCCGCGAGGTGGTCGGCGGCGCGTTCCCACACGGCGTCGGCCTTCTCGGGCGGCGGTGGGGGCGGCCCGGTACGGCGCAGCCGGAAGCCGGGGTTGAAGCGGGAGCTCTCGGCGGTCCACTGCCGGGCGCTGGCCAGCGCTTGCAGCACCTGGCCGAGGCGGCGCGCGCGGTCGTGCCAGCCGGCCGCGTCCCTCGCGCTCCACTCCTCGTCGCGCAGTCCCCCGGCCATCGTCCGCAGCAGTTCGGCGGACTCCCGGGGCAGCCGCCGGAGCTGGTCGTGCACGTTGCGCAGGTGCACCGGCGGCAGGACGAGGGCGTTGACGGCGACGCCGATGACCGCGCCGATCGCGGTCTCGACGAGCCGGTGGCCGACCTCGGTCAGGGAGTAGGCGCCGTAGGTGATGACGAACAGGGCGGTGGTCGCCCCGTAGATGCCCTGGGCACCCAGTCTGCGGTGGGTGCCGACCAGCGTCATCACCGGCAGCACCAGAAGCATGGCGCCCAGCGTGCTGCCGTCGGTCGCGGCCATCGCGGCGGACGCGAGCAGCGCGCCGAGCACGATCACCACGAGCTGCTGGAGTCCGGAGCGCAGCGAGCGGTAGACGGTGGCGTCGACCAGCGCCAGCGCCGTCCAGGGCGCCATCAGGGCCAGCGGCGCGTTCAGCCACCAGCCCGTCAGCGCCCACGCGATGGTCGCCGCGCCGGCCGCCTTCAGCGACTGGACGACGGTGTCCCGCTCAGGGCCTGAGTGCCGTACCGCGGTCCGCACCGTACGGCCGACCGCCGTCGCCTCCCACCACAGCCGCCGCCACGCGGTCATGGCCCGCACCTTCGCCAACTCCGCCTCCCGGGCCGCTCCCACGCTGGTCAGGGCCGGGCGGTGCCCGGTGGTCCGGCGCGCTGGGTACCCATGATCGGCGGGAGTAGTCGTACGGCGGGCGCGCGCCGCCCTCGAACACGTTCGCCGCCTTCTCGGCCGCCCGGGTGATCCCCGGCCCCCGTAAGGGTGGTCACGCGGGCCGGGGCGCTTCGCCGGCGCGTCCGTCCGCATTGACTGGGGGGCACCCCGCGTGCCCTCCCCCGCCCCCGACCTCCGTGGAAGTCACGTTCTGATGCGTATTCGCTCCGCCGTCATCACCGCGGTCGCCGCTGCCGGTGCCGCCGCCCTGGTCCCGCAGCCCGCCGCCGCCTCCTCGGGATCGAGCCCGGTGGTCTCCTCCCTCACCGACTCCAAGGCCGTGCGGCTGCTGCGCATCCCGTTGAGCGAGCGCAACGTCGAACTGGCCCTGGACACCGTGGAGACGCTCGCCCGGCCGCTGAACATGGAGAAGGGCGCCTCGTTCACCGGCCGGTGACGCCCGGCACCCGCAGGGCGCACACACGTGCGAGTCACCGCGCGTGTGCGCCCCCGTCTGCGCCTGTCCGCCCCCTCGCCCCGGCGGGACGGTGGTGTCCGAGACCGGTACACCGGCCCGCGGACGAGGAGAGCGAAGTGATCCACATCAGTGAGACGCTCATGCTGCAGACGGTCGAGGAGTTCCTGACGGAGGAGGAGATCTCCCGGCTGGTCAAGATCATGGACAGCGAGGCGGCCTGGTGGCGGCCCCGCCACCAGGCCGAGGTGCTCCCGGCCCCGGCGACCGCACAAGAGGTGCTGGGCGAGGCCACGCTGCGGGCACTGCCCGCCATCCGGCGCAGCATGCCGTCCATCGCCGGGTCCGGGCACTGGGGCTACACCGAACTGGCCGTGGGCCAGGGCGTACCGACCCATCTCGACGGGATCAGCAGCCCGCGGACCCCGCCCCGGCGCATCGGCCGGATCGGCGTGACGATCGCGGACGCGGCCGAAGGCGGCCGCT includes:
- a CDS encoding 2OG-Fe dioxygenase family protein, whose protein sequence is MEHIEERSAPSGTGGEAGAASPVEAARSCLTRSSVCLMSPASVREHLGADDEAWARFAAHWDELGEDRYAAERGTRRLRRYGQFALTPATGELERLPHTPFVQPEDTNPLYEAVDRDFEPLTDTFAADPLLRPLFDLLAQAAAALDDAGRWIVKVHPFRVVATAGDEGNPTPEGRHRDGVTLVSSLLVNRENAVGGQSCVYTLDGRELLCTTLHRPGSLLMSDDRDSLHCVSPIRPMDITAPAYRDVLVTTLTAA
- a CDS encoding HemK2/MTQ2 family protein methyltransferase, with translation MFFIRPPGVYAPQEDTGMLAAALRQETLRPGAEVLDVGTGSGALAVAAARHGAGRVTAVDAALAAVLTTRLNAWFAGHRGQVRAYRGDLLRPVAGHRFDLIMANPPYVPCAAPVPPRGGRARAWDAGPDGRAVLDRLCAQAPTLLAPDGVLLLVHSGLCDPVRTVELLAGAGLKAAVTDRRSIPFGPVLRRRAPWLEAQGLTAPGQDKEELVVVRAQRPA
- a CDS encoding CDGSH iron-sulfur domain-containing protein gives rise to the protein MAERAHGGREDARRVVQDPGGPVLIEGPVEVQLDDGTTARSDRPFVALCMCRRSRSYPWCDTSHRGRKRPPAPRARAAGDS
- a CDS encoding iron-containing redox enzyme family protein; translated protein: MPRSGEGKDRDVRRPPARGDLSAAVVSALERPPGTVRLPDARTVAAADPYGDDLHLALALCYELHYRGFDAVPDTWEWDPELLRFRASLEKGFLDALRADLPRPGEVTELLDGLLVEPADGTGVSYFLRDEGELWHLREYAAQRSLYHLKEADPHLWVVPRLWGQAKAGMMAVEYDEFGAGRAERVHARLFADLLADLGLDPDYGHYLGVCPRQMLAVNNLMSLFGLHRAHRGALVGHFAWVEVTSSPGSRRLAQALERLDAGPAAVHFYAEHVEADAVHEQLVRHQVVRGLLREEPALAPDVAFGIAATDLLEERLGGHLLDAWQAGRTSLFAPL
- a CDS encoding FUSC family protein: MTAWRRLWWEATAVGRTVRTAVRHSGPERDTVVQSLKAAGAATIAWALTGWWLNAPLALMAPWTALALVDATVYRSLRSGLQQLVVIVLGALLASAAMAATDGSTLGAMLLVLPVMTLVGTHRRLGAQGIYGATTALFVITYGAYSLTEVGHRLVETAIGAVIGVAVNALVLPPVHLRNVHDQLRRLPRESAELLRTMAGGLRDEEWSARDAAGWHDRARRLGQVLQALASARQWTAESSRFNPGFRLRRTGPPPPPPEKADAVWERAADHLAAITRTLSGTSGDRARLTTPGAGFLRRYADLADEAATLCEAEADLLADHERAEAEERYRAARRRSQELYDELADEFRQLGDPSAAAAGGELLVEMKQLLYELTNFARSDLTGEPEEEERRAG